Below is a genomic region from Flavobacterium ginsengisoli.
GTATAAAATGATCTTGAAATCATCCAGCATTTCATTACTCAACTCAGATGGATGAAAAGTATCATATCCTTCTTTATATTCTTTTGGATCTTTCCTTCCTCTTAGATTACGCTCTTTATCGATGATGTAAACATTAGAAGTCCCAAGATCTCCATTTAATTTTTCTTTTAAATGCAAACCGTTGTAAAATTTCTGAATATCCTCTTTTGAAGCAAATACAAAATTCCAATTTTTAACATCGGTAAAAGGAGATAATGCATCAACAATTTTTTGCGCTTCTTTCTCCGTGCCTATTGGGCAAAGAACAACAAACTGAAGATCTTCGAAACCATTATAACGTTTGTAGATCTTCTCATTCAAATTAAAATAGTTACCTCTATTTTCAAGAATGTTTGTACCGGCAAAACCTAGCACCGTAATCTTTTTATCAAGGGAGATTTTTTTTCCGTTTAATGAATTCCAATCCCCAAAATCGGCTACTTTGGGAGTTATTACCGGAAGTGTTGTAAAACTATTTACACCAGAAGCAAAAAACAAATACGCTACAATTGGCAATACAAAAAGTACAAAGAGAACTATATTTTTTTTCATTGTATTAACGGAGAATTATTGAGGTACAAAAATAAAAAAAGCTCCGTTAATCGGAGCTTCTTTTCGAATTAATATCATGTTAAAAATTCCATTTAATAGTAGAATCTTTAAAAACCCCATAAATATAATGTCCTTCTGTTAACAGAATAAACAATAAATATAAAACTAGGAAGATAACAGGAGAAACTACAGACCATCTAAGGTTGCTTTTTTCACCTTCCATGTGCATAAATGCCCATACAATATAATATGCTTTGAAAACTGTAAGGATATAGAAAATCCAGTTTAACAGATTTAAACCAACAAAATGAGTAAATTCTAATGCTCCAGGTTTGTAGATACCTAAGATAACTTCAACTGTAGTAACTACTGAAAGTAATCCGAAAACAAACCAGATTCTTTTTGTATTTGATACGTGCTCGTGTGACATAATAATTAAATTCTAAAATTAAACTAGGTAGAAAACTGTAAATACAAATACCCAAACTAAATCTACGAAGTGCCAGTATAATCCAACTTTTTCTACCATTTCGTAGCTTCTTCTTTTCTCGTAAGTACCTAA
It encodes:
- a CDS encoding cytochrome C oxidase subunit IV family protein; its protein translation is MSHEHVSNTKRIWFVFGLLSVVTTVEVILGIYKPGALEFTHFVGLNLLNWIFYILTVFKAYYIVWAFMHMEGEKSNLRWSVVSPVIFLVLYLLFILLTEGHYIYGVFKDSTIKWNF